TCCGCTCATCAAACACAAAGTTTTTGCCTTTGAAGCGTACCGGTAATCCCTGCTCACGCGCGCGTCGGGCATACTCGATGATACCGCCTTCGATGTGATAGACATCCTCAAAGCCGTTATGCCGCATCCAGGCGCTGGCCTTTTCACAGCGGATGCCGCCGGTGCAGTACATCACGATCTTTTTGTCTTTCTTATCCTGCAGCATATCAACCGCCATCGGCAGCTGATCGCGGAAGGTATCAGCAGGCACTTCCAGCGCATTGTCGAAGCGACCCACTTCATATTCGTAGTGGTTACGCATATCCACGAACAGAGCGTCAGGATCGTCCAGCATGGCGTTCACTTCCGCCGCTTTTAGATACTGACCCACATCGCTGGCATCAAAGCTGTCGTCTTCAATACCGTCCGCGACAATGCGGTCACGCACTTTCAGACGCAATACCCAGAACGATTTCCCATCATCATCCAGCGCAATATTCATGCGCAAGTTGTTGAGCGCCGGATCAAAGTCGTACAGCCACGCTTTCATCTTTTCATACTGGCTGGCGGGCACGCTGATCTGCGCATTAATCCCTTCGTGCGCCACATAGACGCGGCCAAACACCTTGAGTGCCGTCAGGCCAAGGTAGAGCGCGTCACGGAATGCTTTAGGATCGGCAATCTGGAAATATTTATAAAAAGAGACAGTGGTGCGCGGCTCGGTTTCAGCCAGCATGCGCGCCTTCAGCTCTTTATTGGAAACGAGGTTATGTAACACTGGCATGGTGTTCTTTCCTGTTATCAATAGGAGAAATTTAGCGGGCACATGATACCTGATTTCACCGTGATGCAAAGGCCAGTGTCAGAAATGATCATTAATTGCTGTTTTTTCCGGCGCTCTCTGGAATGTTAACGCCTGCCTGCAGTAGCCTGTTCTGTCCGTGATATTTATACGCACGATAAAAACTGGCACAATAGCGAAAATCAATGAGATATCAGCACCGCACGGTGCGCGACGCAGGAAAAATAACTTTCACATGACCCAGTTGCCTCAGTTTTCACGAGAACTGCTTCACCCGCGCTATTGGCTGACCTGGCTGGGTGTCGCTTCTCTTTATCTTTTGGTGCTACTTCCCTATCCCCTGCTCTATATTCTCGGCTGCAATATTGGTCGTATTGGGATGCGCTTTATGAAGCACCGCGTCAGTGTTGCCCGGCGTAATCTGGAGTTAAGTTTTCCGGATATGCCGATCAATGAACGCGAGGCAATGGTTAAGCACAATTTCGAATCGGTTGGCATGGGATTGATTGAAACCGGCATGGCGTGGTTCTGGCCTGACTGGCGCATCAATAAATGGCATAAACCGTCGGGGCTGGAGCATATTCAGCAGGCCCGCGACAGTCAGCGCGGCGTGCTGCTCATCGGCATGCACTTTCTGACGCTGGAAATTGGTGCGCGCATGTTTGGTATCCATAATCCGGGCATTGGCGTCTATCGCCCTAATGACAACAAACTGATCGACTGGCTGCAGGTTAAAGGCCGGATGCGTTCCAATAAAAGCATGCTGGATCGTAAAGATCTCAAAGGCATGATCCGCGCCCTGAAGCACGGGGACATTATCTGGTATGCACCCGACCACGATTATGGCCCGCGCAGCAGCGTCTTTGTGCCTTTCTTTGGGGTGGAAAAGGCAGCCACCACCATAGGCACGCATCTGCTGATCCGCACCGGTAAACCGGCTGTCATTCCTTTCGTACCGCGTCGTCTGCCTGGTGGCCGGGGTTATGAACTGATGATACTGCCTGACATCAGCGGCGAATTTACGCTGGAAAGCGATGTAGCAACCGCAGCCAGAATGAATCAGGTGGTTGAAGAAGGCGTGCTGCTGGCACCTGAACAATATATGTGGCTCCACCGCCGTTTCAAAACCCGCCCCGAGGGCGAGCCGTCCCGCTATTGATCTGTTCGCGCTGAATGTCCGTCTGGCATTTAGCGCGTTTTACCCCACTCCCTGCTAAATAAATCAGTGTCTCATGACTCACTCTGCCTGTAAGCGAAACCGCAGGTCCGGCTATTAATAAACCCCCGTATTCTTTATATTATTACCCTCTGGTTAAAATTAAAGTTACTAATGAATTAATCGGCCGCGAGGCCGTATTCAGCCTGTTTTGCTTTTTATATATTAATATTACAGTGCTCGCTGTTAAATACATGATGGTACTGATTATCCTTTATGCCAGGCCGAATCCTATTTAGCCGCTCTTAATGGTGTCTCCCGGCTTATGAATCACTGAAAATTAACTTATTTTACAAGCTATTGCCGCACTGATTTGGCTTATATTCCATTTTACATTTTTTTAACAGCCTGATAGACCGTTATGGAATTTGAAGTCATTTAACCTTCCCGGTAATTTCTGTCGTGACAGTCAGACCTTTAACCGCTCTGACCAGAATTATAAAAAAGACAACACAGCAAACCTCTAATGGGACATATAATATGAACAAAGGTCTCTACTATTACGTCACAATGGGTACCGATCTGGACAATTACCATTATCTTCATCGTAAGGGGTGCAAACGTATGCCTGACAAAGAAGAGGTCATATTCATCGGCACTTTATATAATCTGAGTCAGGCACTCTCTATCGCCAGAATTAACTTTAAGAAAGTGAAGCCCTGCATAAAATGTTGTATCCGTTATTCAGCACCCGTGATTCACGACTCCGTTCAACCCGTACTGCACTTCCCGCAAAAGATGATCTGACCCTGACTGGCGGGAAATGGTTTATTTCCCGCCAGTTGCACCGGCCCGCCCTTTCCCTCCCCTGAATTTCGTCTATCCTTCACTGAAATCAAATGAATCTGCAGTTAATGAACCCGGTAAGGAGAAGATCGATGAGCATGTACAGTACGTTAGAGGAAGCGATTGATGCTGCACGTGAAGAGTACCTCGCTAACAACCCTGAGGTAGATGAAGAAGAAGCATCGATCAGCCAGTTTGGCCTGCAGAAGTATGTGATGCAGGATGGCGATATCATGTGGCAGGCTGAGTTCATGGCCGATGAAGGTGAAGCTGGCGAGTGTCTGCCTTTCCGCAGCGGTGAAGCCGCACAGGCCATTTTTGATGCTGACTTCGACGAAGTTGAACTGCGTCAGGAGTGGTTAGCGGAAAATACTCTGCACGAGTGGGATGACGGCGAATTCCAGCTTGAGCCGCCGCTGGACACCGAAGAGGGTGAAGCCGCAGCGCAAGAGTGGGAAGATGATAACAGCGACTCCGATCGCAGTTACTCGTAAGGACCGTGACTGGCATCCACCGGTAACAACAGGGTGTCAACCACCAGCGACAGCGGCAAATCGAGGATCGTTAAGACCCGCCACCCGCTGTCGCGTACATCCCACTGTACGCCCGGATAGTACTGATTACCGTGCCCCTGCCCGGGGATGGTGCGACTGATAATACTGCCGCATCCGCTTAAGCAGAGCACGGCTACGACGACAACCCCCGCCTTTAAGAACACTTTCACCACTGATATCCGCCATGAACAGCCGTTGAGATTGTCACGCGCTGCTCGCGGTGACTGCCAGCAATTAATTTATCAGCGAATCGCTGTTTTAATCCGATAAAAAAAGCGGCATCGCTGCCGCTTTTCAGATTACGCGTTTTTTGCCAGCGCGTTAGGGTTGAGGTTGAGTTTCTGATAACTCTCTACCCACTGATGATACTTGTCCGCATTTTCCCACAGTCGGGTATGCACACGGGCCAGCACCACCGGATCGCTGATCAACTGCAGCCGCTGTTCGCGACCCAGTTTATCCGGCGAATCGCTCAGCGCCTGATCCACACGACGGTCACGGGCATAGTCCAGTAACTGACTCTGGCGGTGGCGCGATGTTGCCAGTGCGGTTGCCAGTGCGTTAAAGGCAGGATGGAACAGGGCATGCATAAAGCCATTTTCCAGCGCGCGCTCACGGTTCAGCACCACATAGCGATCGGTATCCACCAGCTCCTGCGGCGGCGAGTACTCTTCCGGGATCAGGAACAGTTTGGCTTTCTTGCTCTTGATACCCAGAGTTGAGCGGCTCGACATCACCGAAACGAACGGTGACAGGATCAGTGAGAAGACAATCGGAGCCAGCCACCACAGGAAGTTAAGATCCAGCAGTCCCATACCCGTTGCCCACACCAGACCCAGTGCCATCTGCGAACCGTGACGTTTAAACGCCTCGCCCCACGGAGTGGCATCGTCATCACGCTGCGGTGAGTTCCACACCACTTCCCAGCCGAGGAAGGCACTGACGACGAACACGGTATGGAACAGCATACGCACCGGTGCCAGCAGCACCGAGAACAGCGTTTCCAGCACCAGTGAAGCCAGCAGGCGCAGAGGACCACCGTAGGCCTTCGATCCTTTAAACCAGATCAGCACCACACTCAGCATCTTCGGCAGGAACAGCAGCACCATGGTGGTGGAGAACAGCGCGATCGCCAGCTCCGGACGCCACTGCGGCCAGACCGGGAACAGCTGCCTCGGTTGCAGGAAGTAGGTCGGTTCCATCAGCGTATGTACCACCTGTAAGGCAGTGGAGAGCGCCAGGAACATAAACCACAGCGGCGCCGACAGGTAGGACATGACACCGGTCAGGAACACCGCACGGTGAACCGGGTGCATCCCTTTAACCAGGAACAGGCGGAAGTTCATCAGGTTACCGTGACACCAGCGACGGTCACGCTTCAGCTCATCCAGCAGGTTCGGTGGCAGCTCTTCATAGGAACCCGGCAGGTCATAGGCAATCCAGACGCCCCAACCAGCACGACGCATCAGCGCAGCTTCTACGAAGTCATGCGACATGATCGAACCGGCAAAGGAGCCCTCGCCCGGTAACGGAGCCAGTGCACAGTGCTCAATAAAGGGTTTCACGCGGATAATCGCGTTGTGACCCCAGTAGTGAGACTCGCCCAGCTGCCAGAAGTGCAGACCGGCCGTGAACAGCGGACCGTAGACGCGGGTCGCAAACTGCTGACAACGCGCATACAGCGTATCCATACCCGATGCTTTCGGCGACGACTGGATGATCCCGGCATTCGGGTTCGCATCCATCATGCGCACCAGACCGGTCAGACACTCACCGCTCATGACGCTATCGGCGTCCAGCACGACCATGTAGCTGTAGTTGCTGCCCCAGCGACGGCAGAAGTCATCGATGTTGCCGCTTTTACGCTTCACACGACGACGACGACGGCGATAGAAGATCTTGCCTGCCCCGCCGACATCCCGCACCAGTTCCATCCAGGCTTTCTGCTCGGCAATGGCGATATCCGCATCGTAGCTGTCGCTGAGGATGTAAACGTCAAAGTGTTCAGCGTTACCGGTGCGAACCACGGATTCCCAGGTCGCTCGTAAACCGGCATAGACACGCTCAACGTCTTCATTACAGATCGGCATAATCAGCGCGGTACGATGTTCCGGATTAAGCGGCTCATCTCCGACCGTTGAATACGAGATACTGTATTTGTCACGTCCAATCAGCAGCTGCAGGAAGCCCATCAGGGCCGTCCAGAAGCCAGCCGAGACCCAGCAGAAAAGTATGGCGAACAGGAACAGGATTCCGGTCTGCAACAGATAAGGCAGGATCTGCATCACGGACTGCTGCCAGTTCTGATTGATCATCTCCATCGGGTCCAGAAGCGTCCAGCCCTGATAAGGCAGAATACTCTTCATGTACCAGGTGGCGACCACGGTCTGGAAAAGGGTCAGGATCAACAGAATGTAGCGGCGAATGGAACCCACATGACGCCACTTCTCTTCGGCACGCCGCTCTTCCGCGTTGGTATAACGCGGAATCGTTTTGTGTCCGCGCAGTGAGTCCCAGGCGCGGGCGACCGGGTTGGTACGCCAGGCTTCCGGGAACATCAGTGAGCGTTTGACCTTCGGCATCGCCTTCAGCGTGGTGCGGTCGAGATAATCTTTACCCAACTGCTGACCGCCAGCCAGCGAATCGGGCCAGGCCATTTCAACCCGCGATGAGACCGATTTTAACGGCGCATCATCGGGACGATCACTGGCTGCGACATCCCTGCCCAGCGCATCATGGATGAAGTGGAACTCGCCGGCATTCTGCAATGAGACGCTCAGGCGAGCCTTCCCTGCCGCATCCAGCGGCAGAGATTCCACATAACGTTGAGGTGTAAAAGTCGATTTATTCATTGGCAGGTAACTGATAGCTCCAGGTTTCCGTCAATGTCTTGTCGCCGCTAACCAAGGCCGCACGCATTTCGGTGGACTGCTTGGCATCTTTCACACGCAGACGCAACACCAGACGCCAGCCTTTGGTGACCGGGTTATAACGTACGCTCTGCTCAACCACATCAGCATTTTTACCGACGCTGACCTGCGGTGCCACCTGACTGTTTTCCGCCATCTTGCTCATGTCTTTACCCACGAAGTCGATGGTGAAAGCCACGGTGCCATCCGGCTGACGCACCAGATTAGACTGCTTCACGTCACCCGCTGAACGCAGGGTATTTTTGACCCAGGCGGTATCATCAGAGTGCAGCTGGTTTTCGTCGCGCGAGAAGTGCAGACGATACTTGAAGTTCATCTCTTTGCCAGGCTCTGGCAGCGTCTCTGGCGTCCAGAACGCAACGATGTTGTCGTTGGTTTCGTCTGCCGTCGGGATTTCAACCAGTTCAACCCGGCCTTTACCCCAGTCGCCGATCGGCTCAACCCAGCCGCTTGGACGCAGGTCGTAGCGGTCATCGAGATCCTGATAGTTGTCAAAGTCACGCCCACGCTGCAGCAGACCAAAACCTTTTGGATTTTCGATCGTGAAGGTGCTCACCGCCAGATGACGCGGGTTATTCAGCGGACGCCAAATCCACTCCCCGTTGCCATTGTGGATAGAAAGACCATCAGAGTCATGCAGTGCCGGACGGAAGTTGTTTACCGTCGAAGGCTGGTTCTGACCAAACAGGAACATACTGGTCAGCGGTGCGATACCCAGTTTGCCGACGTTATCACGCAGGTAAACTTTAGACTGCACATCAACCGTTGACGCTTCACCCGGATGCAGCACAAAGCGATACGCACCCGCCGCACGAGGCGAATCGAGCAGTGCGTAAATCACCAGCTGTTTGTCCTGTGGTTTAGGACGCTGAATCCAGAACTCTTTGAAACGCGGGAACTCTTCACCAGACGGCAAGGCCGTATCGATGGCAAGACCACGCGCCGACAGGCCATAAACCTGACCGGCACCGATTACACGGAAATAGCTCGCGCCCAGGAAGCTGGCGATCTCATCGTTTTTACCCTTGTTGTTGA
This genomic window from Pantoea sp. Lij88 contains:
- a CDS encoding YceK/YidQ family lipoprotein, which translates into the protein MKVFLKAGVVVVAVLCLSGCGSIISRTIPGQGHGNQYYPGVQWDVRDSGWRVLTILDLPLSLVVDTLLLPVDASHGPYE
- a CDS encoding rhodanese-related sulfurtransferase, with amino-acid sequence MPVLHNLVSNKELKARMLAETEPRTTVSFYKYFQIADPKAFRDALYLGLTALKVFGRVYVAHEGINAQISVPASQYEKMKAWLYDFDPALNNLRMNIALDDDGKSFWVLRLKVRDRIVADGIEDDSFDASDVGQYLKAAEVNAMLDDPDALFVDMRNHYEYEVGRFDNALEVPADTFRDQLPMAVDMLQDKKDKKIVMYCTGGIRCEKASAWMRHNGFEDVYHIEGGIIEYARRAREQGLPVRFKGKNFVFDERMGERISDDVLSNCHQCGEPCDTHVNCVNDGCHLLFIQCKSCAEKFENCCSPICQEEAKLSPEEQRARRAGRENGNKIFNKSRGLLNMTIPSPVKK
- the mdoH gene encoding glucans biosynthesis glucosyltransferase MdoH, translated to MNKSTFTPQRYVESLPLDAAGKARLSVSLQNAGEFHFIHDALGRDVAASDRPDDAPLKSVSSRVEMAWPDSLAGGQQLGKDYLDRTTLKAMPKVKRSLMFPEAWRTNPVARAWDSLRGHKTIPRYTNAEERRAEEKWRHVGSIRRYILLILTLFQTVVATWYMKSILPYQGWTLLDPMEMINQNWQQSVMQILPYLLQTGILFLFAILFCWVSAGFWTALMGFLQLLIGRDKYSISYSTVGDEPLNPEHRTALIMPICNEDVERVYAGLRATWESVVRTGNAEHFDVYILSDSYDADIAIAEQKAWMELVRDVGGAGKIFYRRRRRRVKRKSGNIDDFCRRWGSNYSYMVVLDADSVMSGECLTGLVRMMDANPNAGIIQSSPKASGMDTLYARCQQFATRVYGPLFTAGLHFWQLGESHYWGHNAIIRVKPFIEHCALAPLPGEGSFAGSIMSHDFVEAALMRRAGWGVWIAYDLPGSYEELPPNLLDELKRDRRWCHGNLMNFRLFLVKGMHPVHRAVFLTGVMSYLSAPLWFMFLALSTALQVVHTLMEPTYFLQPRQLFPVWPQWRPELAIALFSTTMVLLFLPKMLSVVLIWFKGSKAYGGPLRLLASLVLETLFSVLLAPVRMLFHTVFVVSAFLGWEVVWNSPQRDDDATPWGEAFKRHGSQMALGLVWATGMGLLDLNFLWWLAPIVFSLILSPFVSVMSSRSTLGIKSKKAKLFLIPEEYSPPQELVDTDRYVVLNRERALENGFMHALFHPAFNALATALATSRHRQSQLLDYARDRRVDQALSDSPDKLGREQRLQLISDPVVLARVHTRLWENADKYHQWVESYQKLNLNPNALAKNA
- a CDS encoding Kdo(2)-lipid IV(A) acyltransferase; protein product: MTQLPQFSRELLHPRYWLTWLGVASLYLLVLLPYPLLYILGCNIGRIGMRFMKHRVSVARRNLELSFPDMPINEREAMVKHNFESVGMGLIETGMAWFWPDWRINKWHKPSGLEHIQQARDSQRGVLLIGMHFLTLEIGARMFGIHNPGIGVYRPNDNKLIDWLQVKGRMRSNKSMLDRKDLKGMIRALKHGDIIWYAPDHDYGPRSSVFVPFFGVEKAATTIGTHLLIRTGKPAVIPFVPRRLPGGRGYELMILPDISGEFTLESDVATAARMNQVVEEGVLLAPEQYMWLHRRFKTRPEGEPSRY
- a CDS encoding glucan biosynthesis protein G — protein: MMKVRWIGTAVLLALYANNSWAFNIDDVAKQAKALAGKSFEAPKSNLPSQFREMKFADYQQIQFNHDKAYWGKLRTPFKLEFYHQGMYFDTPVQISEVTGSAVREIKYNPDYFNFGNVKHDAEAVKNLGFAGFKVLYPLNNKGKNDEIASFLGASYFRVIGAGQVYGLSARGLAIDTALPSGEEFPRFKEFWIQRPKPQDKQLVIYALLDSPRAAGAYRFVLHPGEASTVDVQSKVYLRDNVGKLGIAPLTSMFLFGQNQPSTVNNFRPALHDSDGLSIHNGNGEWIWRPLNNPRHLAVSTFTIENPKGFGLLQRGRDFDNYQDLDDRYDLRPSGWVEPIGDWGKGRVELVEIPTADETNDNIVAFWTPETLPEPGKEMNFKYRLHFSRDENQLHSDDTAWVKNTLRSAGDVKQSNLVRQPDGTVAFTIDFVGKDMSKMAENSQVAPQVSVGKNADVVEQSVRYNPVTKGWRLVLRLRVKDAKQSTEMRAALVSGDKTLTETWSYQLPANE
- a CDS encoding MysB family protein yields the protein MSMYSTLEEAIDAAREEYLANNPEVDEEEASISQFGLQKYVMQDGDIMWQAEFMADEGEAGECLPFRSGEAAQAIFDADFDEVELRQEWLAENTLHEWDDGEFQLEPPLDTEEGEAAAQEWEDDNSDSDRSYS